In Flavobacterium piscisymbiosum, the sequence GGCGAACTCGAAATTGGACAAATTGCAGGATTGATTCATGAAATATTACCTGTAGAAAAAATTATTCAAGAAATGATCACCGAATTTGAAATTGCTCGTCAGGAAAAGGCTAAATTTGAGTTTTAATTATCTGCATAAAATACAATATGAATTCTATCCGCACCTATATAGTACTATTTTTTTTAGGGCTTTGTTCGCAACAAGCTTACAGCCAAACGTATCAGTTTAAAACTTCGGGATTTAGTGTTTTAGAAAAAAATGAAAGAGGTAAATGGGGCGAATGGTCCAATCTTGATCTGGTCAATTTATCAGTTGTTCTGGATACCAATAAGCATAGAATTGTAGTTTATTCTCAGGAAATCCAGCTTTTTAAAATACTTGATTATATCGAACGTGAGGAAAATGATACTGATATTGTTTACTCTTTTATGTGTAAAGATAATGATGGGCGAGACTGTAAACTATCTATTATTACCCGAAAAAAGCAAGATTACAGAAAGCAATTATATATTAATTACGACGATCATATTATTGTTTATAATGTTTTTAGTGTTTAGGTTTTAAAAATAAACTGATATTACCCGTTTTTAGAGTATGATAAATTTCTACAATGCTATAAATTTGATGCTAATACGTTATTTATATACTTTAAGATTCAATTGAATAATCTTTAAAAATATAAATAAAGCATTGTAGATAAGAAGAAACATTAAAAAACGAATATCATGATTTGGAGTAATTTATTAATTGGAATTTATGTTTTGATTTTAATAGCGAATGGTTATTTCTGGTATAAGTACAATAAAAAGGCTTCTGCAGATCAGAAAAAAAAAGAAGGCTGGAATAATTATTACTTAATAGGAACGATTTTTATTCTCACGTTATTATTTCAAAAAATGGGTTGGTAAATAATAGTCTTAAATTATTTAAAAACAATAAACCCGACAAATTTCTAAATCTATCTGGTTTGTTGTAAAACTTAGAGCCTTAGCATCTCAGCACCTTAGTACCTTTCTCTAAGAATCAATATCCTTGATAAAGTCATCATACTCCAGGTAAAACATTTCCAGAGCATTCATTTTTTCGAAAAAGAAATCAAAAATAGTATCCCAATTATTGCGATTGCTGAAACCTACACCTTGTATTTCAGTCCAGATTCTGCTGATGGTTTTTCCGCTTTCCAGAGTATAATTTTTTTCGAAAACCAAATCTTTAATAAATTCTTCTTCGAGAATATTTTTTAGAGCTTCTAATTTTTCAAAATAAGCATTTCTTTTTTCATCGCTTCTTTGTTCAATGTCAATTAAAACCTGAGCTTTTTTATTGTCTACATAAAATTTAAAAGAGAAATCTTTAATCTTGGTATCATACAATACCCATTTACGAGGATATTTTTCGGCGAAAGCCACCCAAAATTCTCTTTTTATTCTTTGTGATTCTTCTTTACTGTACATTTTTATGGCTTTGATTTTAGAAAGCTTGTAGAAACGCGTTTTCTAAACTATATTTATATTTTATTTGAAAATACAAAAATAAACTTTGAATATGGATTTTCAAGATTTTTTACAATATGTTCCTAATTTAATTCCAGTTGAACTACCGGCAGTCGCCTCACATATAAAAATGGCTCCAAAAGAGCGCATAGAAGCCTTAAAGAATTTAGATTTAAAAATAGAGAATCCAAGAATTGCTGCCGTAATGATGTTGTTTTATCCAAAAGAAGGAAAAACACATTTAGTGCTAATTGTTCGTAATGCTTATAATGGAGTTCATTCTTCGCAAATTGCTTTCCCAGGAGGAAAGTACGAAACAACCGATTCAGGTTACGAGGAAACAGCGCTGAGGGAAACTCATGAAGAAGTGGGTGTTTCTCCCGAGAAAATAGAGGTAGTAAAGCATTTTACCCCAATGTATATTCCGCCAAGTAATTTTTTGGTGCATCCATTTTTAGGCATTGCCAAAGAAGAACTTTCGTTTTATCCGGATATTAGAGAAGTAGCCGATATAATAGAATTACCTTTGTCTGTATTTTTAAACGATGAGATTATTGTCGAAGCCACATTGTCAACTTCTTATGCTAATAATATTTTAGTTCCTGCGTTTAATATTCAAAATCATATTGTTTGGGGTGCGACTGCTATGATTTTAAGTGAATTGAGAGATGTCCTGAAAATTACTTTTGAAGAAAACTCGTAAAAGAGTAAATTTAACAATTTGATATTCATTATAATAACAATTTATTTCCGAAATTGCTTTATAGTTCTGCTAAAAGAATAATTTTTGTATGTTTGCGTTCTAACATAAAAATACAATAAACAGCTATGGGATTGTTTAAACGAAATCCTTTTGGACATATATTATTCATCAAGAAATGGTTAATCCGAATTTTAGGAGCCATGACCCACCGAAGATATAGAGGTTTTAATGACTTACAGATTGAAGGATCTGAAATCATTAAAACGCTTCCGGATACAAATGTTTTGTTTATATCAAATCACCAAACTTATTTTGCCGACGTTGTCGCGATGTTTCATGTCTTTAACGCAAGTTTAAGCGGACGTCAAGATACTATTAAGAATATTGGCTATCTGTGGCAGCCCAAAATGAATATTTATTACGTGGCGGCCAAAGAAACGATGCAAGCGGGTTTATTGCCAAGAATTTTAGCTTATGTTGGTGCTATTACTGTAGAAAGAACCTGGCGCTCAAAAGGTGTCGATGTTACAGAAAAACGTGATGTTAACCCAAATGATACGGAGAATATTAGAATCGCACTCGAAGATGGCTGGGTAATTACGTTTCCGCAAGGAACTACAAAATCGTTTAAACCGGTTCGTAAAGGAACAGCGCATATCATAAAACAGCATAAACCAATTGTAATTCCTATTGTTATTGATGGTTTCCGTCGTTCGTTTGATAAAAAAGGTTTAAGAATGAAGAAAAAAGGAATTCTACAATCCTTTATCAT encodes:
- a CDS encoding DUF4268 domain-containing protein: MYSKEESQRIKREFWVAFAEKYPRKWVLYDTKIKDFSFKFYVDNKKAQVLIDIEQRSDEKRNAYFEKLEALKNILEEEFIKDLVFEKNYTLESGKTISRIWTEIQGVGFSNRNNWDTIFDFFFEKMNALEMFYLEYDDFIKDIDS
- a CDS encoding lysophospholipid acyltransferase family protein, with translation MGLFKRNPFGHILFIKKWLIRILGAMTHRRYRGFNDLQIEGSEIIKTLPDTNVLFISNHQTYFADVVAMFHVFNASLSGRQDTIKNIGYLWQPKMNIYYVAAKETMQAGLLPRILAYVGAITVERTWRSKGVDVTEKRDVNPNDTENIRIALEDGWVITFPQGTTKSFKPVRKGTAHIIKQHKPIVIPIVIDGFRRSFDKKGLRMKKKGILQSFIIKEPLDIDYENDTIDEIVEKVEYAIEQHPSFLKVIPAEEIKVEEELNEMRRWSYKASESEH
- a CDS encoding NUDIX hydrolase; amino-acid sequence: MDFQDFLQYVPNLIPVELPAVASHIKMAPKERIEALKNLDLKIENPRIAAVMMLFYPKEGKTHLVLIVRNAYNGVHSSQIAFPGGKYETTDSGYEETALRETHEEVGVSPEKIEVVKHFTPMYIPPSNFLVHPFLGIAKEELSFYPDIREVADIIELPLSVFLNDEIIVEATLSTSYANNILVPAFNIQNHIVWGATAMILSELRDVLKITFEENS